In Methanolacinia paynteri, the DNA window AACGACCAGGATGACATCCGAAAGACAATTAATAAGCGAAGCTACAGGCACTCTTTGCGAGAGATAAAATACCTTGGCCTGTCCGAACGGAACCATTTCAACTCTTCCGGAAGCCATTAAGACATCAAGATGTCTTGCTATGGTCACCCGGTTCATACTTATTGCTTCCGAGATCTCCCTTAAGGACATTCCCTGAGGATTATTCTTCAGGATCTCCGTAATTTTTCTGGTGTCGACAAAAATACCCCCTTTCATCTCATTTCAGTTATGGTTCTTTATTTAGAAGTCACATATGATGTTGTCCTGACACCAAATATACTGCACCCATATCTGCCCGGCAAATTGGATTAATCAATTAGAAAACAGATATATAGAATATATTTGCCATCTGAATAATTATAAATAAAATACTGCAGCATAAGTATTTGTGCATGTGGATGGACGGTAAGGAGACATGGATTATACCATTACGGTAACGGTTATTTTTAGGTAGTTTATACACCCCTATGATCAATCCCCCAAAACCCCATCTTCATAAGGAACCTAAATCTCCCCAGATTGCCGTTCCGGAATTCCAAACCGCAGCATGAATTTACGCAGACCCCGCTAACTCCGACATATCTGCGTATTATCCATCCAACATTGCACAATTAAAGGTCTTTTCTCCTATAAATTTTGGTTTTGGCAGGAATGCTTTACCCATTGTTATATTAATATTAATTGACGATTGAGATCTAATTTAAATGATAAAGAAACGATAAATAAAACAGCACCAATATTATGATAACCGGATGACACATATAATATTTAATTTATAATGCAGCAGGAGTTTTCAAAAGAGCATGGCATTCTTGGATAAATTAAAAGGACAAAGTGATAATCCGAATCCTTGGATCGACAAGGCGACAACCCATTTCGAACAGGGAAAATATCACGAGGCAGTAAAAGAATTTGAAAAGGCAATAGAGATAGATCCCGAGAACAGCGGGATCTGCTATCTTATGGGAAGGTCACTGATGTATCTTTCAAAATATCAGGATGCTGAAAGATACCTCAAACGTGCAGTGGCAGCTTCCCCGGAAAACATTCTTGCCTGGCAGGCACTCGGAAATTCTCTCTATGAATCCGGAGATTACCAGGGAGCTCTTCAATGCTTCGATGCAATACTGAAAGCAGATCCTTCAATAAAAGATATTTTAAATAAAAAAGTGGATCTGCTCGAGCTCCAGGGAGATTACGAACAGGCTGCGGAAACATGCCTTAAACTGCTGGAAATTGAGCCTGCAAATATCCGCATAAAGGAAAGATTCGGCATATTATGTATGAGAAGCTCGGACTGGGGGAGAGCACTCGACGCATTTTCAGCAGTCATAAGCACCGACCAGGCAAATACACGCTCAATGGTATATACGGGCGAGATCCTTGAGATCATCGGAAAAAATGACGAAGCCCTTGAAATATACGAAACTGCGTTGAAGCAGGACCCCTCCTGCATCCCTGCACTATATAACAGAGCGTATCTCCTGGAAAAACTTGGCAGATACTCAGAAGCAGCCGAAGCCTTCAGGGAGATAAACACAAACAATCCGAACGATCTAATCGCTGCTTTCAGGAGGGCGACAGATCTTTTCTGGACAGGTGCATATGGTGAATGTGCCCATACAATTGAGATGATACTCAAAAAGACACCTGATGACATAAAGGCATGGCAGATGATGGGCGTCGCACTGGAACTCCTCGGCGAGTATGAACGGGCTGTAGCGTGCTACGACAATGTCCTGAAGGCAGCTCCCGCACATTCCGAGACATGGTATCACAGGGGGATCTGCCTCTCCGGCCTCGGCAGGTATACAGAAGCGTTAAACTGTTATGAACATGTAACTGAACAGACAGGCGGAACGGGAGTCAGCTGGATAAACAACAATGTAGACCTCAGTCTTTTTGACAAAGATACAGCGGAAACACAAAAAGGAACAAAAACCAGCATAAAGAAAACAAATCTCCTCCAGATGAAAGGTGATGCATATATGCATCTTGGACGGTTCCATGATGCATACGAATGCTATTCAAAGATTCTCGAAACGCATCCTGAGAATATTGCCGTATGGAGGAATATCTCGGAATGCCTGATTCGCACAGGTGAGAGCCATAGAGTGGCAGAGGCGCTCAGAAAGGTTCTTGAAGCCTTTCCGAACGACCAGGGAGCTCTTGAAAAGAAAGGAATTGCCCACCTGAATACAGGGGAATATGAAAAGGCGCTCGAATGCTTTGATGCAATACTGAACGAGGATGAGACCAATATATTGGTCTGGGAGATGAGAGCTGACCTCCTCGCAGGCATGGGAATGGCGGAAGAGGCGCTGCAAAGCCTCGATCAGATCCTTGCGATATCCCCGGGCGACCAGAAATCCCTTTTGAAGAAAGCAGAGATTCTTTATGCAATGTCTCTTCCTGAAGAAGCAGCAGCATGCCTGGAACCTATTATCAGTTCAGGAAAGATCAATCTGGTTGCCTGGAAATGCTACATATCTATCCTTGAGACGACCGGAAGGCTTGAAGAGGCATTATCTGCAATTGGCGAGCTTGAATCAGAAGGACTTGAAGAAGTTGGCCTGAAGACCCAGAAAGCAAGAATCCTCGCGAATATGGGTGATATAGAAGGGTCTGCCCGTGAATATGAGGAAATAGTCGGGACGCACCCGGAACAGTCAGGCCTTGCCCTCATCCTTGGCCACGAGTTGGAGATTTTGGGGAGACATGAGGAGGCGGCGGCGGCCTTCGAGCACTTTGTAAGAGCCAACAGGGAAGATGCAGGAGGATGGAGAGAATTCGGCAGATCGCTTGGAAAGATCGGAGAATATGTAAAAGCTGCCAAATCATTTGAAAAGGCTGCAGCATTCCGGCCCGAGGACAAGGGAATCCTTTTTGATCAGGCGATGCTTCTCCTTGAGATCGGTGAATATAAACAATCTGCCGACATATTCGATGCCCTCAGGGGAAGTGACCCTGATAATCCCGCTGTACGACGCGGAAGGGCCTTTGCACTGGCAGGGGCAAAGAAATACTCCGCAGCAAAAGAGGCATTTGAAGAATACTTCGAGAAAGCCAAAGAAAGCAGCGATAACGAAGCCAGAAAGGCCCTGGCTGAAGTATGTGAAAAAACAGGCGACTTCGACCTGGCCGCAGGAAATTATGCTGCCGTGCTTGAGGAGAACAAAGAGGATATTGACACGTGGCTCAGACTTACGAATCTCCTCAGGTATATGAGCAGGTACGAAGACGTAATCGAGGCCACTGACAATATCGCCGAATTCGAACCTGAAAACATACCTGCACTTAAGATAAGAGGAGATGTCCTCTACAGGCTTGGGAGATACGAACAGGCATCAGAGACATTCCAAAAAGTTCTCGAACTTGATGATTCGAACAGATTATGCAGGATGATGTTTGCCGAATCGCTTATCGAATCGGGCAGATACAAGGAGGGCCTCCAGCAGTTCGGAATAGCTCTTGAAGGATCTGAAACAGACCCTGAAAGCTATTACCAGTGTGCAGTCGCCCAGGTTCACATGGGCGGATACGA includes these proteins:
- a CDS encoding tetratricopeptide repeat protein; this translates as MAFLDKLKGQSDNPNPWIDKATTHFEQGKYHEAVKEFEKAIEIDPENSGICYLMGRSLMYLSKYQDAERYLKRAVAASPENILAWQALGNSLYESGDYQGALQCFDAILKADPSIKDILNKKVDLLELQGDYEQAAETCLKLLEIEPANIRIKERFGILCMRSSDWGRALDAFSAVISTDQANTRSMVYTGEILEIIGKNDEALEIYETALKQDPSCIPALYNRAYLLEKLGRYSEAAEAFREINTNNPNDLIAAFRRATDLFWTGAYGECAHTIEMILKKTPDDIKAWQMMGVALELLGEYERAVACYDNVLKAAPAHSETWYHRGICLSGLGRYTEALNCYEHVTEQTGGTGVSWINNNVDLSLFDKDTAETQKGTKTSIKKTNLLQMKGDAYMHLGRFHDAYECYSKILETHPENIAVWRNISECLIRTGESHRVAEALRKVLEAFPNDQGALEKKGIAHLNTGEYEKALECFDAILNEDETNILVWEMRADLLAGMGMAEEALQSLDQILAISPGDQKSLLKKAEILYAMSLPEEAAACLEPIISSGKINLVAWKCYISILETTGRLEEALSAIGELESEGLEEVGLKTQKARILANMGDIEGSAREYEEIVGTHPEQSGLALILGHELEILGRHEEAAAAFEHFVRANREDAGGWREFGRSLGKIGEYVKAAKSFEKAAAFRPEDKGILFDQAMLLLEIGEYKQSADIFDALRGSDPDNPAVRRGRAFALAGAKKYSAAKEAFEEYFEKAKESSDNEARKALAEVCEKTGDFDLAAGNYAAVLEENKEDIDTWLRLTNLLRYMSRYEDVIEATDNIAEFEPENIPALKIRGDVLYRLGRYEQASETFQKVLELDDSNRLCRMMFAESLIESGRYKEGLQQFGIALEGSETDPESYYQCAVAQVHMGGYEKAIKFANRVLEKVPNLIGAILLKAHASERLGQFEEALDLYEEALRIDSKNHGLWSARGMLLISLGKYNDAGKSFEKALEYGSEDPSAWYGKAVALEQLGKHDAAIEALNKVLEIKPDDSAAAYKKGICLTNLGKYAEASECFEVAFRKERKQKFED